A single region of the Deltaproteobacteria bacterium genome encodes:
- a CDS encoding class I SAM-dependent methyltransferase translates to MTTELRSKSYYDHFSEVYERRRHEGYHVLIDELEVRVAEPYCGGRVLEAGCGTGLILKRLAPGAQQAVGIDLSSGMLSGARRRGLSVLQGSVEHLPFPDEHFDAVVSFKVLAHVPNIRGALAEFARVTRPGGHLVLEFYNRRSLRHLIKRVKRPTRVGSAYTDDDVFTRYDTIEEIKAYLPRGIHLHAVRGVRVVTPVSHVHDLPVVRSVFAAAERLASDAPVLRGLGGFLIVVLRKE, encoded by the coding sequence ATGACCACGGAGCTGCGTTCGAAGAGCTATTACGATCACTTCAGCGAGGTGTACGAGCGCCGGCGCCACGAGGGGTACCACGTCCTCATCGACGAGCTCGAGGTGCGCGTCGCCGAACCCTACTGCGGCGGACGCGTGCTCGAAGCGGGGTGCGGGACCGGCCTCATCTTGAAGCGCCTCGCACCGGGCGCACAGCAGGCGGTGGGGATCGATCTCTCGTCGGGGATGCTGAGCGGTGCCCGGCGGCGCGGGCTCTCGGTCCTGCAGGGGAGCGTGGAACACCTGCCCTTCCCCGACGAGCACTTCGACGCAGTGGTGAGCTTCAAGGTGCTGGCCCACGTGCCGAACATCCGGGGCGCGCTGGCCGAGTTCGCCCGCGTGACGCGGCCCGGCGGGCATCTGGTGCTCGAGTTCTACAACCGCCGCAGCCTGCGACACCTCATCAAGCGCGTGAAGCGCCCGACGCGCGTGGGCAGCGCGTACACCGACGACGATGTGTTCACGCGCTACGACACGATCGAGGAGATCAAGGCGTACCTCCCGCGGGGGATCCACCTCCACGCGGTCCGTGGCGTGCGGGTGGTCACCCCCGTGTCGCACGTCCACGACCTCCCCGTCGTGCGTTCGGTCTTTGCGGCAGCGGAGCGCCTGGCCTCGGATGCACCGGTGCTGCGCGGCCTCGGGGGCTTCCTGATCGTCGTGCTTCGTAAGGAGTAG
- a CDS encoding glycosyltransferase family 4 protein produces the protein MRDGLQRPTVLMVSKPVAPPWNDSSKNLVKDLARAGRRFGYRVLTPSDYRLEGPGIVSEPLYRGGGAHTPALVQNLRVMGRLLRSDDSALTHFFFAPNPKASLAARLCLRLRSRRTVQTVCSTPQSFARPDRLLFADRVVVLSRHTESSFLAAGVAPSRLRVIPPGIELPDPPTEDERLRTRRRFGLPVGKPVVIYPGDYQFSDAAETVARAALQLGDLEAHVVFACRIKQEASRSKEAEIRGLLAEHGGLARALLLNDVPDILALIAACDLCVLPAESLYAKMDLPLVLLEALALRVPIVVADVPPLNEVLVGDVGAAVPPRDPAALAQTVRTLLANEDARRRMGERGRLAVQSHFGIARVAELHEELYEELLQTAVRGSG, from the coding sequence ATGCGCGACGGTCTCCAGCGTCCCACGGTCCTGATGGTCTCGAAGCCCGTCGCACCGCCGTGGAACGACAGCAGCAAGAACCTGGTGAAGGATCTCGCGCGCGCGGGGCGACGCTTCGGCTACCGGGTGCTCACGCCTTCGGACTATCGGCTCGAGGGCCCGGGGATCGTGAGCGAACCGCTCTACCGCGGAGGGGGGGCCCACACCCCTGCCCTCGTGCAGAACCTTCGCGTGATGGGACGCCTTCTGCGGTCGGATGATTCGGCGCTGACGCACTTCTTCTTCGCACCGAACCCCAAGGCCTCGCTCGCCGCACGCCTCTGTCTGCGCCTCCGCTCGCGCCGGACGGTCCAGACGGTCTGTTCCACGCCGCAGTCGTTCGCGCGGCCCGATCGGCTGCTCTTCGCCGACCGCGTCGTGGTGCTCTCCCGGCACACCGAGTCGTCCTTCCTTGCCGCGGGGGTGGCGCCGTCGCGCCTGCGCGTCATCCCGCCCGGGATCGAGCTCCCCGACCCGCCGACCGAGGACGAGCGGCTGCGCACGCGGCGACGGTTCGGGCTGCCGGTGGGGAAGCCGGTGGTGATCTACCCGGGGGACTACCAGTTCTCGGATGCGGCGGAGACGGTCGCGCGCGCCGCGCTTCAGCTCGGGGACCTGGAGGCGCACGTCGTCTTCGCCTGCCGGATCAAGCAGGAGGCCTCGCGCAGCAAGGAAGCCGAGATCCGGGGCCTTCTGGCGGAGCACGGCGGCCTCGCACGAGCGCTGCTGCTGAACGACGTGCCGGACATCCTGGCGCTGATCGCGGCGTGCGACCTGTGCGTGCTGCCCGCGGAGTCGCTCTACGCGAAAATGGATCTCCCCCTCGTGCTCCTCGAGGCCCTGGCCCTGCGCGTCCCCATCGTAGTGGCCGACGTGCCACCGCTGAACGAGGTGCTCGTCGGCGACGTGGGCGCCGCCGTTCCCCCGCGCGATCCGGCCGCCCTGGCCCAGACGGTCCGGACGCTGCTCGCTAACGAGGACGCGCGTCGACGGATGGGCGAGCGAGGACGCCTCGCCGTCCAGAGCCACTTCGGCATCGCCCGTGTGGCAGAGTTACACGAAGAGCTCTACGAGGAGCTCCTTCAGACCGCTGTACGAGGATCAGGATGA
- a CDS encoding response regulator yields MAKKILLAEDSVTMQRIVEMTFAAEDFTVTAVSTIDEALARAREMSPDIVLADLSMPGKNGYDLCSALKREQVGTPVLLLHGAGAAFDDAKARAVGADGELAKPFETQALIDKVRNLTVARASRQPMGPVESLSSPIAAEDIVIETVPSAARPAPAAAPHPAAARPAGAVPRGTAPISSVPSRPSMPAPAPAPSAAPPAPALGRTPTAPSTPLAAPARPVTPLRPAAASSPGAPPPAARPIPSAPPAAAHTARPSAPVSPRPPSSPVAAPYSRPAPSAGPMPGGRPAAPPPMASASAGAAEMEIEIDAEPPPPMPAESLPDFTSPSTGARAGAVIEATREARPGRTLMGVRGELPAPPSGMPLPHATPAAQRPAPAAPVTAVERRGDIDPAVYEAVVKLSKEVIERIVWEVVPDLAESIIRQELDRLIEKRAK; encoded by the coding sequence ATGGCGAAGAAGATCCTGCTCGCCGAAGACAGCGTCACCATGCAGCGAATCGTGGAGATGACCTTCGCGGCGGAGGACTTCACGGTGACCGCGGTCTCGACGATCGACGAAGCGCTGGCCCGGGCTCGCGAGATGAGTCCGGACATCGTGCTCGCCGACCTCTCCATGCCGGGCAAGAACGGGTACGACCTCTGTTCCGCGCTGAAACGCGAGCAGGTGGGGACACCGGTCCTGCTCCTGCACGGCGCAGGGGCGGCGTTCGACGACGCGAAGGCTCGCGCGGTAGGGGCCGACGGCGAGCTCGCCAAACCCTTCGAGACGCAAGCCCTCATCGACAAGGTGCGCAACCTCACCGTGGCGAGAGCCTCGCGTCAGCCGATGGGTCCCGTCGAGTCCCTGAGCTCACCGATCGCCGCTGAGGACATCGTGATCGAGACGGTTCCCTCCGCGGCCAGGCCCGCCCCCGCGGCAGCGCCGCATCCGGCGGCGGCTCGACCCGCTGGGGCGGTTCCGCGCGGCACGGCGCCGATCTCGTCGGTCCCCTCGCGGCCGAGCATGCCGGCGCCCGCTCCTGCACCGTCCGCAGCTCCGCCGGCCCCGGCCTTGGGGCGAACCCCGACCGCACCGTCGACCCCGCTCGCGGCGCCGGCCCGGCCGGTCACGCCGCTTCGACCGGCGGCGGCCTCCTCGCCCGGGGCGCCACCGCCGGCGGCTCGACCGATCCCCTCGGCCCCTCCGGCTGCGGCCCACACCGCACGTCCCTCGGCTCCCGTGAGCCCCCGGCCCCCGTCGTCCCCCGTGGCCGCGCCGTACTCGCGCCCGGCCCCGTCCGCGGGCCCGATGCCCGGCGGCAGACCTGCCGCGCCGCCGCCCATGGCCTCCGCTTCAGCCGGCGCCGCGGAGATGGAGATCGAGATCGACGCCGAGCCTCCTCCGCCGATGCCCGCGGAGTCGCTCCCCGACTTCACCTCGCCCTCCACCGGCGCGAGAGCCGGTGCCGTCATCGAGGCGACCCGCGAGGCCCGACCCGGCCGCACCCTCATGGGTGTCCGGGGCGAGCTCCCGGCGCCTCCCTCCGGCATGCCGCTCCCGCACGCGACGCCTGCCGCCCAGAGGCCCGCTCCCGCGGCTCCAGTGACGGCGGTCGAGCGTCGTGGAGATATCGACCCCGCCGTCTACGAAGCGGTCGTGAAGCTCAGCAAGGAGGTCATCGAGCGCATCGTGTGGGAGGTGGTCCCGGACCTGGCGGAGTCGATCATTCGCCAGGAACTGGACCGCCTGATCGAGAAGCGCGCGAAGTAA
- a CDS encoding isochorismatase family protein translates to MPQVCCELFTDRTGVCLIDIQEKLAAAMPEKVLKGTLRNWLNLIETARVLDLPVVVSEQYPTGLGRTLPVVAEAVLRLPRERVFFFEKVQFSCARLGPFDAWVKQSGRTQWVLAGMETHICVFQTARTLRSQGYDVHVPRDAAVSRTMANWEVGLQLMQRSDAVVTSTEVVIFDLLKQAGTDAFKMLSRIVR, encoded by the coding sequence ATGCCTCAGGTCTGCTGCGAACTCTTCACCGACCGTACGGGCGTCTGCCTGATCGACATCCAGGAGAAGCTCGCGGCGGCGATGCCCGAGAAGGTGCTCAAGGGCACGCTGCGAAACTGGCTCAACCTGATCGAGACCGCGCGCGTTCTCGACCTTCCCGTGGTGGTCAGCGAGCAGTACCCGACCGGCCTCGGCCGGACCCTCCCCGTGGTAGCAGAGGCGGTGCTCCGCCTCCCCCGCGAGCGCGTCTTCTTCTTCGAGAAAGTGCAGTTCAGCTGCGCGCGCCTCGGCCCCTTCGATGCGTGGGTCAAGCAGAGCGGGCGAACCCAGTGGGTGCTGGCAGGCATGGAGACGCACATCTGCGTCTTCCAGACGGCCCGCACGCTCCGCAGCCAGGGCTACGACGTCCACGTCCCGCGCGACGCGGCGGTCTCTCGCACCATGGCGAACTGGGAGGTGGGGTTGCAGCTGATGCAGCGCTCCGACGCCGTCGTGACGAGCACGGAGGTCGTGATCTTCGACCTGCTCAAGCAGGCCGGCACCGACGCCTTCAAGATGCTGTCGCGGATCGTGCGGTAG
- a CDS encoding Stp1/IreP family PP2C-type Ser/Thr phosphatase: protein MRIEYWAATDQGKQRDHNEDNFLVDRSHKLFVVADGMGGHAAGEVASSLCVHRVKEAVAANADLIARFGRGEGVDRNEILRMLEHAVQAACSAIYERAQRQPEKRGMGTTCSLLLLVERRGFIAHVGDSRIYLMRQGQVHQLSDDHSLVNELVRRGKLKLEEIDSSPYKDYKNAVTRAVGVYESVDVDTLDFDVLPGDQFLLCSDGQHAYLDDEKIATVMATPEATDVKEVTKAFIQLANDGGGHDNITSVVVRVAETEKEKERAKEVSLKIEVLKKMPIFRHLNYKELVRVMNLTEVRDYADQDLIIREGAEADELFIVLDGKVRLFKDETFITYFQRGDHFGEMAMVDRSLRSASGAAEGRARLLVMRRQDFMDIIKNEPRLSVKLLWSFVQVMAERLRKTTADLSGVRMAESLPDLTEEIKFEE from the coding sequence GTGCGCATCGAATACTGGGCTGCCACCGACCAGGGGAAGCAGCGCGACCACAACGAGGACAACTTCCTCGTCGACCGCAGTCACAAGCTCTTCGTGGTGGCGGACGGGATGGGCGGACACGCCGCGGGCGAGGTGGCGTCGAGCCTCTGCGTCCATCGCGTGAAGGAAGCCGTGGCGGCCAACGCCGACCTCATCGCACGCTTCGGGCGCGGCGAAGGCGTCGACCGAAACGAGATCCTGCGCATGCTCGAGCATGCGGTCCAGGCGGCCTGCTCGGCCATCTACGAGCGCGCGCAGCGCCAGCCCGAGAAGCGCGGGATGGGGACCACCTGCTCGCTCCTGCTGCTGGTCGAGCGGCGCGGCTTCATCGCGCACGTGGGGGACAGCCGCATCTACCTCATGCGGCAAGGGCAGGTGCACCAGCTCTCGGACGACCACTCCCTCGTCAACGAACTCGTTCGTCGAGGGAAGCTGAAGCTGGAGGAGATCGATAGCTCTCCCTACAAGGACTACAAGAACGCGGTCACACGTGCCGTCGGGGTCTACGAGTCCGTCGACGTCGACACGCTGGATTTCGACGTCCTGCCGGGGGATCAGTTCCTGCTCTGCTCGGACGGGCAGCACGCCTACCTGGACGACGAGAAGATCGCGACCGTCATGGCCACGCCGGAGGCCACCGACGTCAAGGAGGTCACCAAGGCCTTCATCCAGCTCGCGAACGACGGCGGAGGGCACGACAACATCACCTCGGTGGTCGTCCGCGTTGCCGAGACGGAGAAGGAGAAGGAACGCGCCAAGGAGGTCTCGCTCAAGATCGAGGTCCTGAAGAAGATGCCCATCTTCCGGCACCTCAACTACAAGGAGCTGGTCCGGGTGATGAACCTGACCGAGGTGCGGGACTACGCCGACCAGGACCTCATCATTCGCGAGGGGGCGGAGGCCGACGAGCTCTTCATCGTGCTGGACGGGAAGGTCCGGCTATTCAAGGACGAGACCTTCATCACCTACTTCCAGCGCGGCGACCACTTCGGCGAGATGGCGATGGTGGACCGGTCTCTGCGGAGCGCGAGCGGCGCGGCGGAGGGGCGCGCCCGGCTGCTCGTGATGCGGCGCCAGGACTTCATGGACATCATCAAGAACGAGCCGAGACTCTCGGTGAAGTTGCTCTGGAGCTTCGTGCAGGTGATGGCTGAGCGGTTGCGCAAGACGACGGCGGACCTCTCGGGCGTCCGGATGGCCGAGTCGTTGCCGGATCTGACCGAAGAGATCAAGTTCGAGGAGTAG
- a CDS encoding histidine phosphatase family protein: MFINIFLVRSGETTWRAQGRLLGRRDMGLSPAGHTQAQAAAAALAGLEVSEVLSSPLSRAVQTAEYFSEQHRIQIARDQRLTDLDVGSWEGRFLRDAWENDEFRQSLTDERTTPAVERLEAVRARVVASVEQAVADNPVATNLILVSHAAPLRILLAHYLGMPLGHFHRLRVSPGAVSVLRFESDLQRMRVLAVNWAAPVTEIIAPRRAV; encoded by the coding sequence GTGTTCATCAACATCTTCCTCGTGCGGAGCGGCGAGACGACCTGGCGAGCCCAGGGGCGTCTGCTCGGGCGTCGCGACATGGGCCTGTCCCCGGCGGGACACACCCAGGCGCAGGCCGCGGCCGCGGCTCTCGCGGGCCTGGAGGTCTCCGAGGTTCTCTCGAGCCCGCTCTCGCGCGCCGTCCAGACGGCAGAGTACTTCTCGGAGCAACATCGCATCCAGATCGCGCGCGACCAGCGGCTCACCGACCTCGACGTGGGGTCGTGGGAGGGAAGGTTCCTGCGCGACGCCTGGGAGAACGACGAATTCCGACAGAGCCTGACCGACGAGCGCACGACCCCCGCCGTCGAGCGGCTCGAGGCGGTGCGCGCGCGGGTGGTGGCCTCCGTGGAGCAGGCCGTCGCCGACAACCCGGTGGCCACGAACTTGATCCTCGTCAGCCACGCCGCTCCTCTGCGCATCCTGCTCGCGCATTACCTGGGCATGCCCCTCGGTCATTTCCATCGACTGCGGGTCAGCCCCGGGGCGGTCTCCGTGCTGCGCTTCGAGTCCGACCTCCAGCGCATGCGCGTCCTCGCCGTGAACTGGGCGGCCCCCGTGACGGAGATCATCGCGCCGCGGCGGGCGGTCTAG
- a CDS encoding tetratricopeptide repeat protein translates to MPSPTISRGEPPRDAPSSWTHALLLVGLVALVFGKAVSFPFVDWDDRGYIVSNPLIVAPLSRGLRELLLTPGLGYPQPLTVLSQHLDFLLGGGSPWPFHLTNLLLHALNAVLVLRLLRVVGLSRLPALVGAALFAVHPIVAEPVCWATGRKDLLAAAFLLGALLVHRRVAERTEGAWRAVGIVLLLQLLSLGAKPLAVVLPLLFLAESWVFRRPLRRGASLLLLGGSVALSAASLWLSYRGQAGHGALGGHASSAASPLAFASQHLFLQVRNFVLPTELSPKYLLELPRPWLSAWGFAGLGTVLGGAAALLLARRLRADRALFGLLAGAILFAPSSGLVPLSRGPADSYLYLPGAMLALCVAAGVAALGRGRLRATYVVAAVAVAVLGFAGFVQAGIWSSSASLWRTVVEHYPQHRASHWAYADALAQGGRPREAVAVYERALRRFPYPPEDPGVLSAMGQGCLLAKDLPCALRWFAEAVRHYPDDVQRALRLVGVAALGARTQEGDASGTVARADRIVRAALEGLARVPEGGGDDAQRRLRRALTPMDAAAGLGLRRYLTDPRLAAQVRRLLPPGPRGRPSPRP, encoded by the coding sequence ATGCCGTCCCCCACGATCAGTCGAGGCGAGCCTCCGCGCGACGCGCCGTCGAGCTGGACCCACGCGTTGCTGCTCGTCGGTCTCGTGGCGCTGGTCTTCGGCAAGGCGGTGAGCTTCCCGTTCGTGGACTGGGACGACCGGGGCTACATCGTCAGCAACCCGCTCATCGTGGCGCCGCTCTCGCGCGGCCTGCGGGAGCTCTTGCTCACCCCCGGCCTGGGCTATCCTCAGCCCCTCACCGTACTGAGTCAGCACCTCGACTTCCTCCTCGGCGGTGGCAGCCCCTGGCCCTTCCACCTGACCAACCTCCTGCTGCATGCGCTCAACGCAGTGCTCGTGCTGCGCCTGCTGCGGGTGGTCGGGTTGTCGCGGCTCCCGGCTCTCGTTGGGGCCGCCCTCTTCGCCGTGCACCCCATCGTGGCCGAGCCGGTCTGCTGGGCCACGGGGCGCAAGGATCTTCTCGCCGCCGCCTTCCTTCTCGGCGCCCTCCTCGTCCATCGGAGGGTGGCGGAGCGCACCGAGGGGGCGTGGCGCGCCGTCGGCATCGTGCTCCTGCTGCAGCTCCTCAGTCTCGGGGCCAAGCCCCTGGCCGTGGTCCTGCCGCTCCTCTTCCTGGCGGAGAGCTGGGTCTTCCGCCGACCTCTGCGGCGAGGGGCATCGCTTCTCCTGTTGGGCGGGTCCGTCGCGCTGTCCGCCGCGTCCCTCTGGCTCTCGTACCGCGGCCAGGCGGGCCACGGGGCGCTCGGCGGGCACGCCTCCTCGGCAGCCTCGCCGCTCGCGTTCGCCTCGCAGCACCTCTTTTTGCAGGTCAGGAACTTCGTGCTGCCGACGGAGCTCTCGCCGAAGTACCTCCTCGAGCTCCCACGCCCATGGCTGTCGGCGTGGGGGTTCGCGGGGCTCGGAACCGTCCTGGGCGGCGCGGCGGCCCTCCTCCTCGCGCGACGCCTACGGGCCGACCGGGCTCTCTTCGGGCTTCTGGCGGGCGCCATCCTGTTCGCTCCGTCGAGCGGGCTGGTCCCGCTCAGCCGGGGGCCGGCCGACAGCTACCTCTACCTCCCCGGAGCGATGCTGGCGCTGTGCGTCGCCGCGGGGGTCGCGGCGCTGGGACGCGGTCGCCTGCGGGCGACTTACGTCGTGGCCGCTGTCGCCGTCGCGGTGCTCGGGTTCGCCGGGTTCGTCCAGGCGGGGATCTGGTCCAGCTCCGCGTCTCTTTGGCGAACCGTCGTGGAACACTATCCGCAGCACCGCGCCAGCCACTGGGCCTACGCCGACGCCCTGGCGCAGGGGGGGCGGCCCCGAGAGGCCGTGGCCGTGTACGAACGGGCGCTGCGCCGTTTTCCCTATCCGCCCGAGGACCCGGGCGTGCTGAGCGCCATGGGGCAGGGCTGCTTGCTGGCCAAGGACCTGCCCTGCGCCCTGAGGTGGTTCGCGGAGGCGGTCCGGCACTATCCCGACGACGTGCAGCGCGCGCTGCGGCTCGTGGGGGTGGCGGCCCTCGGGGCCCGCACGCAGGAGGGGGACGCCTCGGGGACGGTCGCCCGGGCGGACCGGATCGTTCGCGCGGCGCTCGAGGGGCTGGCGCGCGTCCCCGAAGGCGGAGGCGATGATGCCCAGCGGCGGCTTCGGCGGGCGCTCACTCCGATGGACGCGGCGGCGGGCCTCGGCCTGCGCCGCTACCTCACGGACCCCCGCCTCGCAGCGCAGGTCCGGCGACTTTTGCCGCCCGGCCCACGGGGCAGACCCTCGCCGCGGCCATAA
- a CDS encoding dipeptidase, with protein sequence MPNAARAQLLETRPRRYAAARFQRGGTTVKEVLHFLDQERSRHLDELCTFLSIPSVSTRSEHKGDVRRAAQWVADQLGAAGLGEVTINDTPGHPVVTARSPEKKGAPTVLVYGHYDVQPAEPLELWQSPPFTPEVRGGKLFARGAADDKGQVFIHLKVLEAFRRTVGELPVNVKVLIEGEEEIGSPNLVPFVKKQAKALACDVIVVSDTHMVDIRVPSITTGLRGLASLEVTVQGAKGDLHSGSYGGSVANPIQVLAEILSACKHPKTGKVLIPGFYDQVRSLTKAERASLAKVPHSDDKHAKSVGAPAVFGEKAYTTLERIGARPTFEVNGIWGGYTGEGVKTVLPSQAHAKISMRLVADQDPEAIVALAEAHLKSLAPPHATVTVKRHKNLGWPVRVSTDFPAMRVAADAVKTVFGKEPAFTLEGGSIPVVADFKQVLGRETILLGFGLPDDNLHAPNEKFDLRMLDKGMKTVTHFLAGLGRSA encoded by the coding sequence ATGCCAAACGCCGCGCGCGCACAATTGCTTGAGACCCGTCCGCGGCGGTATGCTGCCGCGCGATTCCAGCGCGGAGGCACGACGGTGAAAGAGGTCCTGCACTTTCTCGATCAAGAGCGAAGTCGCCATCTCGATGAGCTGTGCACCTTCCTCAGCATCCCGAGCGTGAGCACGCGCTCGGAGCACAAGGGCGACGTCCGCCGGGCCGCGCAGTGGGTCGCGGACCAGCTCGGCGCCGCGGGACTGGGAGAGGTGACCATCAACGACACGCCGGGGCACCCCGTCGTGACCGCGAGAAGCCCCGAGAAGAAGGGCGCTCCCACCGTGCTGGTCTACGGGCACTACGACGTGCAGCCCGCCGAACCGCTCGAGCTCTGGCAATCACCTCCCTTCACCCCGGAGGTCCGTGGCGGCAAGCTCTTCGCGCGCGGCGCTGCCGACGACAAGGGGCAGGTCTTCATCCACCTCAAGGTGCTCGAAGCCTTCCGCCGCACCGTCGGCGAACTCCCGGTCAACGTGAAGGTGCTCATCGAGGGCGAGGAGGAGATCGGCAGCCCGAATCTCGTACCCTTCGTGAAGAAGCAGGCCAAGGCGCTCGCGTGCGACGTGATCGTCGTGAGCGACACGCACATGGTGGACATCCGCGTGCCCAGCATCACCACGGGCCTACGCGGGCTCGCCTCCCTGGAGGTCACCGTGCAAGGTGCCAAGGGCGACCTGCACAGCGGCAGCTACGGCGGCAGCGTGGCCAACCCGATCCAGGTGCTCGCGGAGATCCTGTCGGCCTGCAAGCATCCCAAGACCGGGAAGGTCCTCATCCCGGGCTTCTACGACCAGGTGCGGTCGCTCACCAAGGCGGAGCGCGCGTCCCTGGCCAAGGTGCCGCACAGCGACGACAAGCACGCCAAGTCGGTGGGCGCGCCGGCCGTCTTCGGCGAAAAGGCGTACACCACCCTGGAGCGAATCGGCGCCCGCCCCACCTTCGAGGTGAACGGGATCTGGGGCGGCTACACGGGCGAGGGGGTCAAGACCGTGCTGCCGAGTCAGGCGCACGCCAAGATCTCCATGCGCCTCGTGGCGGACCAGGATCCGGAGGCGATCGTGGCTCTCGCCGAGGCACACCTGAAGAGCCTCGCGCCGCCGCACGCCACCGTGACCGTCAAGCGCCACAAGAACCTGGGCTGGCCCGTGCGGGTCAGCACCGACTTCCCGGCGATGCGGGTGGCGGCCGACGCGGTGAAGACCGTCTTCGGCAAGGAACCGGCCTTCACCCTGGAGGGGGGCTCCATCCCCGTGGTCGCGGACTTCAAGCAGGTGCTGGGGCGCGAGACGATCCTGCTCGGCTTCGGCCTCCCCGACGACAACCTCCACGCCCCGAACGAGAAGTTCGATCTGCGGATGCTCGACAAGGGGATGAAGACGGTCACGCACTTCCTGGCCGGCCTCGGAAGGTCGGCCTAA
- a CDS encoding acyl-CoA dehydrogenase family protein gives MDLSFTPEQIAFREEVRSWIATALPPHLAALAAVDAQYGMKESMEWHKILYQKGWVAPHWPKEHGGPGLDATRRFILTEELELAGTPILSPFGLHMVGPLLMQFGAEAQQKRFLPPILAGEEVWCQGYSEPNAGSDLASLQTRAEDDGAGHFVVNGQKTWTTYAQYADWIFCLVRTDASVKKQAGISFLLIDMKSPGVTVRPTLTIGGTPSFSDTFFENVVVPKENVVGPLNGGWTVAKALLGHERTLIAAVGYSRRQLRRCKRIAAEVMIGGKPALEHPSYRARLAHLEIKLRAHQMANYRALAGAQLGHAPGPESSILKLVGSEIQQQCFELAADIMGENSLSWFNDPGVVPPLEQWVAPAYCYNRATTIYGGSNEIQKNIIAKWILGLPDR, from the coding sequence ATGGATCTCTCATTCACCCCGGAACAGATCGCGTTTCGCGAAGAGGTGCGGTCGTGGATCGCCACCGCGCTGCCACCGCATCTGGCGGCGCTCGCTGCCGTGGACGCCCAGTACGGGATGAAGGAGTCCATGGAGTGGCACAAGATCCTCTACCAGAAGGGCTGGGTGGCGCCGCACTGGCCCAAGGAGCACGGTGGGCCCGGGCTTGACGCCACGCGCCGCTTCATCCTGACCGAGGAACTGGAGCTGGCCGGCACTCCGATCCTGAGTCCCTTCGGACTGCACATGGTCGGGCCGCTCCTGATGCAGTTCGGCGCAGAGGCCCAGCAGAAGCGCTTCTTGCCCCCGATCCTGGCGGGTGAGGAGGTCTGGTGCCAGGGGTACTCCGAACCGAACGCGGGCTCCGACCTGGCCAGCTTGCAGACGCGGGCGGAGGACGACGGCGCGGGACACTTCGTGGTCAACGGTCAGAAGACCTGGACCACCTACGCGCAGTACGCCGATTGGATCTTCTGCCTGGTGCGCACCGACGCGTCGGTGAAGAAGCAGGCCGGGATCAGCTTCCTGCTCATCGACATGAAGTCACCCGGGGTCACGGTGCGACCGACCCTGACCATCGGCGGGACGCCCTCCTTCTCGGACACCTTCTTCGAGAACGTGGTCGTACCCAAAGAGAACGTGGTGGGGCCGCTCAACGGCGGCTGGACGGTGGCCAAGGCGCTCCTCGGGCACGAGCGAACTCTCATCGCGGCCGTGGGCTATTCGCGACGGCAGCTCCGGCGGTGCAAGCGGATCGCCGCCGAGGTCATGATCGGCGGGAAGCCCGCGCTAGAGCACCCGTCGTACCGCGCGCGCCTCGCCCACCTCGAGATCAAGCTCAGGGCGCACCAGATGGCCAACTACCGCGCGCTCGCCGGAGCCCAGCTCGGCCACGCCCCAGGGCCCGAGTCGTCGATCCTGAAGCTCGTGGGGTCCGAGATCCAGCAGCAGTGCTTCGAGCTCGCGGCCGACATCATGGGGGAGAACTCGCTCTCGTGGTTCAACGACCCGGGCGTCGTGCCCCCGCTCGAACAGTGGGTCGCGCCGGCGTACTGCTACAACCGAGCCACGACGATTTACGGTGGGAGCAACGAGATCCAGAAGAACATCATCGCCAAGTGGATCCTCGGACTCCCGGACAGGTAA